From the Euphorbia lathyris chromosome 6, ddEupLath1.1, whole genome shotgun sequence genome, one window contains:
- the LOC136233960 gene encoding WRKY transcription factor WRKY24-like, whose protein sequence is MTTSFSDLLSSDDSDNHRGSLSDRITDNRTSSSVPKFKLISPPALRLSPPHVSPSSYFAIPPGLSPTELLDSPVLLNSSSILPSSTTGSFPYLPANWKTYSGNNHQNVKQEDNHYSDFSFQPPARLPETSTTMFQSKNTIQTAQQQGRGFHEAEYSTWKNMIAQQYQSVREQRRSEETILY, encoded by the exons ATGACCACTTCTTTCTCTGACCTCCTTTCCTCCGATGATTCCGATAATCACCGCGGTTCTTTATCCGATCGGATAACCGACAACAGAACTTCCTCTAGTGTCCCTAAGTTCAAATTAATTTCTCCTCCTGCTTTGCGCCTCTCTCCTCCTCATGTCTCCCCTTCTTCGTATTTCGCTATTCCTCCCGGTTTAAGCCCCACTGAGCTCCTTGACTCTCCTGTCTTGCTCAACTCCTCATCC ATTCTGCCATCTTCGACTACCGGATCATTCCCATATCTGCCTGCAAACTGGAAGACATATTCTGGAAATAACCATCAAAATGTGAAGCAAGAAGACAATCATTATTCCGATTTCTCTTTCCAGCCTCCGGCGAGGCTCCCCGAGACTTCAACAACAATGTTCCAGTCTAAGAATACAATTCAAACT GCTCAGCAACAAGGACGGGGATTCCATGAAGCTGAGTATTCGACATGGAAGAATATGATTGCACAGCAATATCAATCGGTTAGAGAGCAGAGGAGATCAGAAGAGACAATACTCTATTAG